Sequence from the Streptosporangium brasiliense genome:
GGCGGCAGCCGCCTGTGGAGCTCGGCGAGGTGGGCCTCGTGCCGCTCCCTGAAGGGGGCGAGCTTGGCGGAGGCGGCCGACGCGTAGTGCGCGATGGTCTGCTCCTTGCCCGCGATCAGCTGCTTGAGCAGCACGGTCTCCGGGTCGGGAGGCTCGGCCCGCGGGGGCTCCGGCTCCTCGGCGGCGCACCCCGTGACCGCCGCGGCGGCCACCCCGAGAGCGCCGCCCCGCAACAGGGCGCGCCGGGACAGGGAACGCACGGACGACCTCCGGTTATGGGTGGGCTGCTGACGCTCTAGCATCGTACGGGCTTGGAATCACATTCACCGCGCTTCTCGGACGGGCTCGCCGTACCGAGTGGCGCTCTTTCCACGTCCCGGTGTGGATAGGCTGGTGAACCACATGGGCGAGGTCCGCCCGGCTTGAGATCGTGACAATAGGAGGTCGGCATGGGCAGCGCCACATCCCGCGACCGCCTGATAAAGCTTCTGGAACCTGTCGTCGGAGCCGAAGGGCTCGACTTGGAGGACGTCACGGTCACACCGGCGGGCAAGCGGCGGTTGCTGCGCGTCGTCGTCGACCGTGACGGCGGCGTGAGCCTGGACGACGTCGCCGAGGTCAGCCTCGCCGTCTCCGCCACGCTGGACGCCGACGACGCCATGGGGAACACCCCCTACGTGCTGGAGGTCTCCTCTCCGGGGGTCGACCGCCCCCTCACCGAGCCGCGCCACTGGCGCCGGGCGGTGAAACGGCTGGTCAAGGCCGACCTGAGGGACGGCACCTCCGTGGAGGGCCGGATCGTCGCCACCGACGAGACCGGCGTGGAGCTGGACGTTGCGGGCGCACCGCGCCGCATCGATTATCAGGACCTGACCCGAGGACGGGTGCAGGTGGAATTCCGCCGGCTAGACGACGCCGAAGACGACGGCGAAGACGGCGACGAAGGCTAAGGGGGAGCCTCGTGGACATCGACATGAGCGTCCTGCGCAGCCTGGAGCGGGAGAAGGACATCTCCTTCGACCTGGTCGTCAAGGCGATCGAGGACGCGCTACTGATCGCATACTTCCGGAGCGAGGGCGCGGCCGCCAAGGCGCGGGCCCAGCTCGACCGGCAGTCCGGGCACGTGACCATTTTCGCCGCCGAGATCGACGACGAGAGCGGGGAGGTGCTCAGGGAGTTCGACGACACCCCGGGCAACTTCAGCCGCATCGCCGCGACCACCGCCAAGCAGGTCATCCTGCAGCAGCTCAGGGACGCCGAGGACGAGATCAACTTCGGTGAGTTCGCCAGCCGTGAGGGCGAGCTCGTGGCCGGCGTCATCCAGCAGGGCAAGGACCCGAGGGTCGTCCTGGTGGACCTCGGCAAGATCGAGGCCGTGCTCCCGCACAACGAGCAGGTCCCCGGCGAGGAATACGTCCACGGCGAGCGCATCCGCTGCTACGTGGTCCAAGTCAAGAAGGGCCACAAGGGCCCGTCGGTGACCCTGTCGCGCACCCACCCCGGTCTGGTGAAGAAGCTCTTCGCCCTGGAGGTCCCGGAGATCGCCGACGGGACGGTCGAGATCGCCGCCATCGCGCGCGAGGCCGGCCACCGGACCAAGATCGCTGTGCGGTCGCGGCGTCCCGGCGTGAACGCCAAGGGCGCCTGCATCGGCCCGATGGGCTCGCGAGTGCGCAACGTGATGGCGGAGCTGCACGGCGAGAAGATCGACATCATCGACTGGTCGGAGGATCCCGCGGAATTCGTCGGGAATGCCCTCTCACCCTCCCGTGTTTCCCATGTCGAGGTGATCGACGCCGAGGGGCGCGCCGCGCGGGTGACCGTGCCGGACTACCAGCTCTCCCTGGCGATCGGCAAGGAGGGGCAGAACGCCCGGCTGGCCAATCGCCTCACCGGATGGCGCATCGACATCCGTCCGGACACACAAGCAGGGGATGCGGCCGGTTCCGCAGATGCGTCCACACGGTAAGCTGGAATATGGTGGCCAGGCCGCCCCGCTGAGGATGTGTGTGGGGTGCCGGGTTCGCACGGTCTCCTCCGAGCTGCTCCGCCTGGTGGTGGTCGAGGGCGTTATAGTCCCCGACCTGCGACGACGGCTCCAGGGTCGTGGTGCTTCACTGCATCCCTCCCTGAGCTGTCTCGAGCTCGCCGAGCGTCGCCGAGCGTTTCCGCGCGCGTTTCGCGTGGCGGGCCCGCTCGACCCGTCGCGCGTACGGGCCCACCTGGAAGAGGTCCACGCTGAAAGGATCGGGTGAAATGGTTGCCAACTGTCATGTAGGACGCCGAGTTGATGGGCTGGTCAGATAGCTATGAGCGCCTGATGAGCATGCGGCGATGAGTACATCTACGTAACGACGGTCCGGCGGCACTGCCTCCCGGGCCGAGTAAGGGAGTGCAGTGGCGAAGGTCCGGGTATACGAGCTCGCCAAGGAGTTCGGTGTGGAGAGCAAGGTCGTCATGGCCAAGCTCCAGGAGATGGGCGAGTTCGTGCGTTCGGCGTCCTCGACTATCGAAGCACCGGTAGTCCGTAGGCTCACGGAAGCTTTGGGCGGTCCCCCCAGGGGCTCGTCCGACAGGGGCGGCAACAGGCCGCCCAGGCCGCCCCAGGCGGCACCCCGGCCGGCTGAGAGCCAGGCCGGAAGCGGCGCCCCCGCGGCGCCGTCCTCGATTCCCAAGCCGGGACCGGCCCCCAAGCCGGGTCCGAGGCCTGGGCCCGCAGCGGCCCGTCCCGCGGCCCCCGCGCCGCAGGCCCCGCCCGTGGTTCCCCAGCCTCCGCAGGCGCCGCCTCAGCAGCAGCAGCAGCCTTCGCCGGTTCAGCCGCCGCGTTTCGAGGCTCCGCGCCCCGACGCCGGACGCCCCGCGACCCCCGGCCCCAAGCCGGGTCCTCGCCCGGCTCCGCGTCCGGGACCGGCGCCCCGTCCGGAGGCCGCGCGTCCGGAGGGCCGTCCCTCCGGCGGCCCGGGTGGAGCCCCTTCGGGCCCCCGCCCCGGTGCGGCGCCCGGCCCCAAGCCCGGCCCGCGTCCGGGCCCGCGTGGGCCGC
This genomic interval carries:
- the rimP gene encoding ribosome maturation factor RimP; translated protein: MGSATSRDRLIKLLEPVVGAEGLDLEDVTVTPAGKRRLLRVVVDRDGGVSLDDVAEVSLAVSATLDADDAMGNTPYVLEVSSPGVDRPLTEPRHWRRAVKRLVKADLRDGTSVEGRIVATDETGVELDVAGAPRRIDYQDLTRGRVQVEFRRLDDAEDDGEDGDEG
- the nusA gene encoding transcription termination factor NusA, translating into MSVLRSLEREKDISFDLVVKAIEDALLIAYFRSEGAAAKARAQLDRQSGHVTIFAAEIDDESGEVLREFDDTPGNFSRIAATTAKQVILQQLRDAEDEINFGEFASREGELVAGVIQQGKDPRVVLVDLGKIEAVLPHNEQVPGEEYVHGERIRCYVVQVKKGHKGPSVTLSRTHPGLVKKLFALEVPEIADGTVEIAAIAREAGHRTKIAVRSRRPGVNAKGACIGPMGSRVRNVMAELHGEKIDIIDWSEDPAEFVGNALSPSRVSHVEVIDAEGRAARVTVPDYQLSLAIGKEGQNARLANRLTGWRIDIRPDTQAGDAAGSADASTR
- a CDS encoding YlxR family protein → MCVGCRVRTVSSELLRLVVVEGVIVPDLRRRLQGRGASLHPSLSCLELAERRRAFPRAFRVAGPLDPSRVRAHLEEVHAERIG